From a single Oceanobacillus kimchii X50 genomic region:
- a CDS encoding response regulator transcription factor, producing MSMAPTTNGQAYHFNSSTLTQITNLATYVKTPVELFHMTEEELTKADFLIVMIKDHKDSEQLIKEYNPLPTPVAIVIFDIDMAHVTRLFEMEFDGYFYHSMLEKDIISGIEFIKSGYTYVYPELAKLLHEEYVRIANTLQARPEGLLTDREWDILIEIAKGNNNDRIALNLEISDKTVKNHVTTILRKLDVNDRTNAMLLAFRKGWI from the coding sequence ATGAGTATGGCACCTACTACAAATGGACAGGCTTACCATTTTAATTCTTCAACATTAACTCAAATTACGAATCTAGCTACATATGTTAAAACCCCAGTTGAATTATTTCATATGACAGAAGAAGAGCTAACAAAAGCTGACTTTTTAATCGTAATGATTAAAGACCATAAAGATAGTGAACAACTGATAAAAGAATATAATCCACTCCCTACACCTGTTGCTATTGTCATTTTTGATATTGATATGGCTCATGTAACAAGATTGTTTGAAATGGAATTTGATGGATATTTTTACCATTCTATGTTGGAAAAAGATATTATATCTGGCATTGAATTTATTAAGAGCGGCTATACCTATGTATATCCCGAACTCGCAAAACTACTTCATGAAGAATATGTTCGTATCGCTAATACATTACAAGCACGACCAGAGGGCTTGCTTACAGATAGAGAATGGGATATATTAATTGAAATTGCAAAAGGGAATAACAATGACCGGATCGCTTTAAATCTAGAAATATCAGATAAAACGGTTAAAAATCATGTCACTACCATTCTTCGTAAACTGGACGTAAACGATCGTACGAATGCTATGCTGTTAGCATTTCGCAAAGGATGGATATAA
- a CDS encoding response regulator transcription factor: MFRVLIIEDDQTLLKELISQLNQWDYETFGVEDFNFVMERYNEIQPDLLIIDIQLPKYDGFHWCRTIRSRSDVPIIFLSSRDHPMDMVMAMQLGADDYVQKPFHFEVLLAKIQAILRRTYRYSQSANVDIRIWNQATINFSKGDIHYKDGRVELSKNENSILRILVDQKNQIVSRDELIRALWDDERFISDNTLTVNVNRLRKSLDHLGLGKFIETRIGQGYIAIEE, encoded by the coding sequence TTGTTTCGGGTTCTTATAATTGAAGATGATCAAACATTGTTAAAAGAGTTAATTAGTCAGTTAAATCAATGGGATTATGAAACTTTTGGGGTTGAAGATTTTAATTTTGTAATGGAGCGTTATAATGAAATTCAACCTGATCTGCTTATTATCGATATTCAACTTCCAAAATATGATGGTTTCCATTGGTGTAGAACGATACGATCTCGCTCTGATGTACCTATAATTTTTTTATCCAGTAGAGACCATCCTATGGATATGGTTATGGCAATGCAACTAGGGGCAGATGATTATGTTCAAAAACCATTTCATTTTGAGGTATTACTTGCTAAAATTCAAGCTATTCTTCGTAGAACGTATCGTTATAGTCAATCTGCAAATGTTGATATAAGAATTTGGAATCAAGCTACCATCAACTTTAGTAAAGGTGATATTCATTATAAGGATGGTAGGGTGGAGTTAAGTAAAAACGAAAATAGTATTCTTCGCATTTTGGTCGACCAAAAAAATCAAATTGTATCTCGAGATGAACTTATTCGAGCATTATGGGATGATGAGCGATTTATTAGTGATAACACACTTACGGTAAATGTAAATAGACTTCGTAAAAGCCTTGACCATCTAGGACTTGGGAAATTTATTGAAACTAGGATTGGACAAGGTTACATAGCAATAGAGGAGTAA
- a CDS encoding DUF2187 family protein has protein sequence MEQENTQPVKKEDMAEVGETIDIVRGEHKGNKAKVLIVRENSVIVNIGNHPSTGEPVKTVVNHKNYKRK, from the coding sequence ATGGAACAAGAAAACACACAACCAGTGAAAAAAGAAGATATGGCAGAGGTTGGGGAAACAATTGATATTGTTCGAGGAGAACACAAAGGCAATAAAGCTAAGGTCTTAATTGTGAGAGAAAACTCTGTAATTGTAAATATTGGCAATCATCCCTCCACAGGGGAACCTGTTAAGACAGTTGTTAATCATAAGAACTATAAAAGAAAATAA
- a CDS encoding sensor histidine kinase has translation MIFSYMKERISWIILFLALQLTTLIVGYIDMTIPMESIYYIIFIQFIIGITFFIVRYRKETKFYKELMEWKPEIDLIDMPEGDTLFSRIVTNALEDQSQIYREEYNQLQLDVRREKDDLLVWIHEVKTPLTTMQLMLERVEDKELRSQLSYEWLRIHLLLDQQLHQRRIPFMKNDLYIENVDLESIINEEIRTLRSWCMQKGIGFQIELNITQLLSDAKWLHFILRQLITNAVKYSEKNDITIRSLIMNNQNILYISDKGRGISAKDLPRIFEKGFTSTKEHFDQSSSGMGLYLAKQAADSLGIKIEVSSEWNRGTCFQLIFPKKNDLLHITSM, from the coding sequence ATGATTTTCAGTTATATGAAAGAAAGAATTAGTTGGATTATATTGTTTTTAGCGCTACAATTAACCACCTTAATCGTTGGATATATTGATATGACTATACCTATGGAATCTATTTACTATATTATATTTATCCAATTTATTATTGGGATTACTTTCTTTATAGTACGCTACAGGAAAGAAACTAAGTTTTATAAAGAATTAATGGAATGGAAGCCAGAGATAGATTTAATAGATATGCCTGAAGGAGACACATTATTTTCTAGAATTGTAACTAATGCACTAGAAGATCAATCTCAAATATACCGTGAAGAATATAATCAGCTCCAGTTAGATGTACGAAGAGAAAAAGATGATCTCCTTGTGTGGATACATGAAGTAAAAACTCCATTAACCACAATGCAGTTAATGTTAGAACGGGTAGAAGATAAAGAATTGCGTTCTCAATTGTCCTATGAATGGCTTCGTATTCATTTGTTATTAGATCAACAACTTCATCAGCGAAGAATTCCCTTTATGAAAAATGATTTGTATATAGAAAATGTTGATTTGGAATCTATAATTAATGAAGAAATTAGAACATTGCGTTCTTGGTGTATGCAGAAAGGGATAGGTTTTCAAATTGAACTAAACATCACTCAGTTGCTTTCCGATGCGAAGTGGCTTCATTTTATACTCCGTCAACTTATTACTAACGCGGTTAAGTATAGTGAAAAGAATGATATAACGATTCGAAGTTTAATCATGAACAATCAAAATATACTCTATATATCAGATAAGGGGCGGGGAATATCCGCTAAAGATTTGCCGCGAATTTTTGAGAAAGGTTTTACATCAACAAAGGAGCATTTTGATCAAAGTTCCTCGGGCATGGGTTTATACTTGGCGAAACAAGCTGCTGATTCATTAGGAATTAAAATAGAAGTTTCTTCTGAATGGAATAGAGGTACTTGTTTTCAGTTGATTTTTCCAAAAAAGAATGATTTATTACATATAACAAGCATGTGA
- a CDS encoding ABC transporter ATP-binding protein — MSILQAQQVYKSYGNKFNRQEVLKGIDLTVDKREFVGIMGASGSGKTTLLNVLSSIDKVSQGKIQIEGKEFTSMKDKQIAEFRKQHLGFIFQEYNLLDTLKVKENILLPLTVQKISKTDAQIRFQQVAQELEIFDIRDKYPNEISGGQKQRTSAARAFIHNPSMIFADEPTGALDSKAASNLLNRLVDLNEKRASTIVMVTHDPLAASYCSRVIFIKDGRIYSQLNKGDETRKSFFDDIIKTQGVLGGVHHDY, encoded by the coding sequence ATGAGTATATTGCAAGCTCAACAAGTTTATAAAAGTTATGGAAATAAATTCAATCGTCAAGAGGTATTAAAAGGAATTGATTTAACAGTAGATAAGAGAGAGTTTGTAGGAATAATGGGGGCATCGGGGTCTGGGAAAACCACTTTACTTAATGTGCTATCTTCTATCGATAAAGTGAGTCAAGGAAAAATTCAAATTGAAGGAAAAGAATTTACGAGTATGAAAGATAAGCAAATTGCAGAATTTAGAAAGCAGCATTTGGGATTCATTTTTCAGGAATATAATTTACTGGATACTTTAAAGGTAAAAGAAAATATTTTATTACCATTAACTGTACAAAAAATATCTAAAACAGATGCCCAAATTAGATTTCAACAGGTGGCTCAGGAATTAGAAATTTTTGATATACGGGATAAGTATCCAAATGAAATTTCAGGAGGACAAAAACAGCGTACTTCTGCTGCTCGAGCTTTTATTCACAATCCTAGTATGATATTTGCTGACGAACCAACAGGGGCGTTAGATTCAAAAGCAGCTTCAAATTTACTTAATCGATTAGTAGATTTAAATGAAAAAAGAGCATCTACAATTGTGATGGTTACACATGATCCATTAGCAGCTAGTTATTGTAGTAGGGTGATTTTTATTAAAGATGGAAGAATATACTCTCAGTTAAATAAAGGTGATGAGACACGTAAATCTTTTTTTGATGACATTATAAAAACTCAAGGCGTGTTAGGTGGCGTACATCATGACTATTAG
- a CDS encoding FtsX-like permease family protein: protein MTIRKLIFTNLKKSAKNYYLYLFALTFCVALYFSFVTLQYDPAMNEVEGSIKGAAAIRAASVMLIIIVGVFLIYANNLFIKRRSREIGLLQLVGFTKGKIFQVISIENIIMYTIALITGIFIGFISSRLMMMILIRLMDLNEVAELNYSNQAVIQTLLVFMVIYIVIMVVSALFIHRQRLINLFQLQSSTELKSKKISKWQLLIGIVGIVAILFGYYMSSKLFDGDFVTINSLFAVMLLILASVIIGTYLFYKGSVSFIFYLIRKKNNGYLTINKVLSLSSIMFRMRSNSLLLTVITTISALAIGFLSLAYISYYSIEKQAENTNPNHFSIPSFEEAEDFYIALEDNDINYKTIEMELYEVGADLSNVINGPTDDNFFKPDDTTMIVISDEYITDVDLNREESIFMNVQGVLDEFMQMDAEEEFTLFTETENITLDYIEGKEESIVPFSYSNGGFPLAVVDSSVYKQLTTGLESYEEYAGIDIENERELEEANDLYNSIYGESGLGYGSYLQSIQSQKYTMGMIMFIVGFLGLTFLITSGCILYIKQMDESEDEKRNYTILRKIGFTQFDLQRGIRIKQLFNFGIPLILGISHSYFAVRSGWFFFGTELWTPMIVVILIYTLLYSLFGILSISYYKKVIKASL from the coding sequence ATGACTATTAGAAAGCTGATTTTTACAAATTTAAAAAAGAGCGCCAAAAATTATTATTTATATTTATTTGCTCTGACATTTTGTGTCGCATTATATTTTTCATTTGTTACATTGCAATACGATCCGGCGATGAATGAAGTAGAAGGTTCTATCAAAGGGGCTGCAGCTATACGGGCAGCTTCAGTGATGTTAATTATTATTGTAGGAGTATTTTTAATATACGCAAATAATCTATTTATCAAACGTAGAAGTAGAGAAATTGGATTACTACAATTAGTTGGCTTTACAAAAGGAAAAATCTTTCAGGTTATTAGTATTGAAAATATAATTATGTATACCATAGCTTTGATTACAGGTATTTTCATTGGATTTATTTCTTCAAGGCTTATGATGATGATTTTAATTCGATTAATGGACTTAAATGAAGTGGCTGAATTAAATTATTCTAATCAGGCAGTAATACAGACACTTTTAGTTTTCATGGTAATTTACATCGTTATTATGGTAGTAAGTGCTTTATTTATTCACAGACAAAGGTTAATAAACTTATTCCAGCTTCAATCCTCTACTGAGTTAAAAAGTAAAAAGATATCTAAATGGCAATTATTAATTGGAATAGTAGGTATTGTCGCTATTTTGTTTGGATATTATATGTCGTCTAAATTATTTGATGGTGATTTTGTCACAATAAATAGTTTATTCGCCGTGATGCTTCTTATATTGGCATCAGTAATCATTGGTACGTATTTATTTTACAAAGGATCAGTAAGTTTTATATTTTATTTGATAAGAAAGAAAAATAATGGATATTTAACTATTAATAAAGTACTTTCACTATCGTCAATTATGTTTCGAATGCGTTCAAACTCTCTCTTATTAACGGTAATAACAACAATTTCAGCTTTGGCAATCGGATTTTTATCTCTAGCATATATATCTTATTACTCTATTGAAAAACAAGCGGAGAACACAAATCCCAATCATTTTTCTATTCCAAGCTTTGAGGAAGCAGAGGATTTTTATATTGCACTAGAAGATAATGACATTAACTATAAAACTATAGAAATGGAATTATATGAAGTTGGTGCAGATTTAAGTAACGTTATAAATGGACCAACAGATGATAACTTTTTCAAACCGGACGATACTACAATGATCGTGATCAGTGATGAATATATTACTGATGTAGATTTAAATCGAGAAGAATCTATTTTTATGAATGTACAAGGTGTTTTAGATGAATTTATGCAAATGGATGCAGAGGAAGAATTTACGCTCTTCACTGAAACTGAAAACATTACATTAGACTATATAGAAGGAAAAGAAGAAAGTATTGTTCCATTTTCATATAGTAATGGAGGGTTTCCGTTAGCTGTTGTGGATTCCTCTGTTTATAAACAATTAACAACAGGCTTAGAAAGTTATGAGGAGTATGCAGGAATTGATATTGAAAATGAAAGAGAACTAGAAGAAGCAAATGATCTTTATAATTCTATTTATGGTGAGAGTGGCCTAGGATATGGTTCATACCTACAATCAATTCAATCTCAGAAATATACAATGGGAATGATTATGTTTATCGTAGGATTTTTAGGACTAACTTTCCTCATTACTTCGGGATGTATCCTTTATATTAAACAAATGGATGAATCGGAAGATGAAAAAAGAAACTATACTATTTTACGGAAAATAGGATTTACTCAATTTGACTTACAACGTGGCATACGGATAAAACAATTATTTAATTTCGGAATACCTTTAATTCTTGGAATTAGTCATAGTTATTTTGCTGTTAGATCTGGATGGTTTTTCTTTGGTACAGAACTTTGGACACCGATGATAGTTGTTATATTAATTTATACACTCCTTTATTCCTTGTTTGGAATATTATCTATCTCTTATTATAAAAAAGTAATAAAAGCATCACTTTAA
- a CDS encoding SLAP domain-containing protein, translating into MPQTLKFEPSWDKALPDQDRVKIKQTFQQINHNTTEQSITFTPLWQARNYKGELLVTVIINNYSEDKLTFDQTPINYMEDDQVLATHFFTLNTVTIPSKTSMPWAFIFPIENISQQATFDNGILSWA; encoded by the coding sequence ATGCCACAAACATTGAAATTCGAGCCCTCATGGGATAAAGCTTTACCTGACCAAGATCGAGTAAAGATTAAACAAACTTTTCAACAGATTAATCATAATACTACTGAGCAGTCCATTACTTTCACACCGCTTTGGCAAGCCCGAAATTACAAAGGCGAGCTTCTAGTAACCGTTATTATTAACAATTATAGTGAGGACAAGTTAACATTTGATCAAACACCAATTAATTATATGGAAGACGATCAAGTACTCGCGACCCATTTCTTTACCTTAAACACAGTAACTATTCCCTCTAAGACAAGCATGCCCTGGGCTTTCATTTTCCCAATAGAAAATATCAGCCAGCAAGCTACATTTGATAATGGAATTCTCAGTTGGGCATAA